A part of Citrifermentans bremense genomic DNA contains:
- a CDS encoding decaprenyl-phosphate phosphoribosyltransferase, whose product MIGYLTILRPTQWLKNLMLFFPPFLGGQLLLPGQFGRGLLPLVSFCLVSSSGYVLNDLLDRDRDRSHPGKNLRPIASGKVSTQGAILLCVLLLAAGLLLANICSKIFLALLLCYFGVTLSYSFALKAYPIVDLFCISAGFLLRLQAGGEVFGIEISPWLFMSVFLLSVFLSTGKRLCEYRLLGDKAVEHRENLAHYPPGYLEGIMYMTGGAVLVTYAMYTTINRTTLVYSVPLCCFGLFRYILRVQSGQSGDPTESLLKDRALLFVGVVWVALVGWSIYW is encoded by the coding sequence ATGATCGGCTACCTCACCATACTCCGCCCCACCCAGTGGTTGAAGAACCTGATGCTGTTCTTCCCCCCCTTTCTTGGCGGGCAGCTGCTGTTGCCGGGACAGTTCGGCCGCGGCCTGCTCCCGCTTGTGTCTTTTTGCCTCGTCTCAAGTTCCGGTTACGTCCTGAACGACCTTTTAGACCGCGACCGCGACCGGAGCCATCCCGGCAAGAACCTGCGTCCCATCGCTTCTGGCAAGGTCAGCACCCAAGGTGCGATACTGCTCTGTGTGCTGCTGTTAGCGGCGGGACTTCTCCTGGCCAACATCTGTTCCAAGATTTTCCTGGCGCTGCTTCTGTGCTATTTTGGCGTCACACTTTCCTATTCCTTCGCGCTCAAGGCGTACCCGATCGTGGACCTCTTCTGCATCTCCGCGGGGTTCCTGCTTCGCCTCCAGGCCGGCGGCGAGGTTTTCGGCATCGAGATTTCCCCCTGGCTCTTCATGAGTGTTTTTCTCCTCTCAGTTTTCCTGAGCACGGGAAAAAGGCTCTGCGAGTACCGCCTGCTGGGCGATAAGGCGGTGGAGCACAGGGAGAACCTGGCGCACTACCCGCCGGGATACCTGGAGGGGATCATGTACATGACCGGTGGCGCCGTCCTGGTCACCTACGCCATGTACACCACTATCAACCGGACCACGCTGGTCTATTCCGTGCCGCTTTGCTGCTTCGGCCTGTTCCGCTACATACTGCGCGTCCAGTCCGGGCAAAGCGGCGACCCGACCGAGTCGCTTTTGAAGGACCGCGCCCTCCTCTTCGTAGGGGTGGTTTGGGTCGCCCTGGTCGGCTGGAGCATCTACTGGTGA
- a CDS encoding glycosyltransferase family 2 protein — MPRICVITVVRDGAQFLEGTILSVLEQKERVDLDYIVIDGGSTDGSVDVIRRYADRLLYWVSEPDRGVYDAMNKGWAAAGDDSSILFLGAGDRIVSLPDHLERFGDKVIVYGTVRMGEDRVFHPRCDFHLKLYNSLHHQALLVPKALHPAPPFDLRYRVYADFDFNQRLANSGARFVYAPQLIGYARPGGVSDRAGFAETLRIVYRNSGFLWAALAVSGYYAMKIFPLMKRLRPIRGI; from the coding sequence GTGCCGCGCATCTGCGTCATCACCGTGGTGCGCGACGGTGCCCAGTTCCTTGAAGGGACCATCCTGAGCGTGCTGGAGCAAAAGGAGAGGGTGGACCTCGACTACATCGTCATTGACGGCGGCTCCACGGACGGCAGCGTCGACGTCATCCGCCGTTATGCCGACCGGCTCCTGTATTGGGTGAGCGAGCCCGACCGCGGCGTCTACGACGCCATGAACAAGGGGTGGGCTGCCGCCGGGGATGACAGCTCAATCCTCTTTCTGGGCGCAGGCGACCGGATCGTCTCGCTCCCCGACCACCTGGAACGGTTCGGTGACAAGGTGATCGTCTATGGGACGGTGCGGATGGGGGAGGACCGGGTGTTCCACCCCCGGTGCGACTTTCACCTGAAGCTGTACAACTCGCTGCACCACCAGGCGCTGCTGGTACCGAAAGCGCTCCATCCCGCGCCACCCTTCGATCTTCGCTACCGGGTCTACGCGGACTTCGATTTCAACCAGCGGCTGGCCAATTCCGGCGCGCGTTTCGTCTACGCGCCGCAGCTGATCGGCTACGCCCGTCCCGGCGGGGTGAGCGATAGGGCCGGATTTGCCGAAACTTTGCGGATTGTTTACCGAAACAGCGGATTTCTCTGGGCGGCGCTGGCCGTTTCGGGTTATTATGCCATG
- a CDS encoding ArnT family glycosyltransferase, which yields MRCYPSKEPLHPLLVPVLLLVSVLLVYYPALLSGLHSIDDPGIISRYAASPPLSQILLPGGSYYYRPLVELSFWLDQRLWGLEPGVMHLENVLLHLANALLVYRIASRCLTKTGSDVLWLPLCAALLFALHPLNVEAVAWIAGRTDPILALFALSGCLFLLRWLEEARWRDALFAVFFFTLAALTKETAVALLPVSMLLVLMWPAGPGSPSRSTRVRIVVGTLLAAVLFALSLLAFKQELMALRRFLTADAFTPLQAAIQLATALGFYVRKAFFPFPLNFAITEVSPWHALVALAGGVALALALKRRYFPALFFACAALLIAPALLLAVKNISWTPYAERYLYLPTAFISLGVGSMLPSPCQKGRLWIVPPLVVLLLFLGVASRQRAALWQDKIGFFQDAIVKSPRFGSLYNEIGVLLLQDNSIDAAARAFASAERLNRRPAMDSLIRFNIMSTILAKGDYIGARNYFTVLFPAKEKAPVAFLELLQKADGLRLASLSAAERAGLSRDMMESFALLYRQTKDPFWLYREGQLARELKLYPQALELFRKAYQEAPADASYRLATQKQISGLEGMK from the coding sequence TTGAGATGCTATCCAAGTAAAGAGCCGCTTCACCCCCTGCTTGTCCCCGTGCTGTTGCTCGTCTCCGTGCTCCTTGTCTACTACCCCGCCCTGCTTAGCGGCCTCCACAGCATAGACGACCCCGGGATCATCTCCCGCTACGCCGCTTCACCGCCCCTCTCCCAGATCCTGCTTCCCGGGGGGAGCTACTACTACCGGCCGCTGGTGGAGCTCTCCTTCTGGCTGGACCAACGGCTCTGGGGGCTTGAGCCTGGCGTCATGCATCTGGAAAACGTGCTGCTGCACCTTGCGAACGCGCTCCTGGTGTACCGCATCGCCTCACGGTGCCTGACAAAAACCGGTTCGGACGTCCTCTGGCTCCCGCTTTGCGCAGCCCTGCTGTTCGCCCTGCATCCGCTGAACGTGGAGGCTGTGGCCTGGATAGCCGGGCGCACAGACCCTATCCTCGCACTTTTCGCCTTGTCCGGTTGCCTCTTTCTGCTCCGGTGGCTGGAAGAGGCGCGATGGCGGGACGCGCTTTTTGCAGTATTTTTTTTCACGCTGGCGGCGCTCACCAAGGAGACCGCGGTCGCACTGCTGCCGGTGTCCATGCTCCTGGTTCTTATGTGGCCTGCCGGTCCCGGCTCCCCGTCCCGCAGTACCAGGGTGCGCATCGTCGTCGGCACCCTCCTCGCCGCCGTTCTTTTCGCCCTGTCGCTGCTTGCTTTCAAGCAAGAGCTGATGGCGCTTCGGCGATTTCTGACAGCTGACGCCTTTACACCGCTGCAAGCCGCCATCCAGTTGGCGACTGCCCTTGGTTTCTACGTCAGGAAAGCGTTTTTCCCGTTCCCGCTGAACTTCGCCATCACCGAGGTCTCTCCCTGGCACGCGCTTGTGGCGCTTGCAGGAGGGGTGGCGCTGGCGCTCGCCCTGAAGCGCCGCTATTTCCCGGCGCTCTTTTTCGCCTGCGCGGCGCTCTTGATCGCTCCGGCTCTGCTTTTAGCGGTAAAAAACATCTCCTGGACCCCTTACGCCGAGCGTTACCTGTACCTCCCTACCGCCTTCATCTCCCTTGGCGTTGGCTCAATGCTCCCTTCCCCCTGCCAAAAAGGGCGGCTATGGATCGTCCCGCCCCTGGTGGTCCTGCTCCTTTTCCTCGGCGTGGCGAGCCGGCAGAGGGCTGCGCTTTGGCAGGACAAGATTGGCTTTTTCCAGGATGCTATCGTGAAATCCCCACGGTTCGGTTCGCTATACAACGAAATCGGGGTGCTCCTTTTACAGGACAACAGCATCGACGCCGCCGCCCGGGCCTTTGCCTCTGCTGAGCGGCTCAACCGGCGGCCGGCCATGGACTCTCTGATCAGGTTCAACATCATGAGCACCATCTTGGCGAAAGGGGACTACATTGGCGCCAGGAACTACTTCACGGTGCTCTTCCCCGCCAAGGAGAAAGCGCCTGTAGCCTTCCTGGAGCTACTGCAGAAGGCAGACGGCTTGAGGCTCGCCTCTCTTTCAGCTGCGGAGCGCGCCGGGTTGTCGCGGGACATGATGGAAAGTTTCGCGCTTTTGTACCGGCAGACCAAGGATCCCTTCTGGCTCTACCGCGAAGGGCAGCTTGCGCGCGAGCTGAAGCTGTACCCGCAGGCGCTGGAACTGTTCCGCAAGGCGTACCAGGAGGCGCCTGCCGACGCTTCCTACAGGCTCGCGACCCAAAAGCAGATCTCTGGACTGGAAGGTATGAAATGA
- a CDS encoding glycosyltransferase family 2 protein encodes MKKVYIVIVNWNGWRDTVECLESLLALNYSPYTVVICDNGSRDESLHKLRDWMEEREIDWAEYTAAEAETGGIPSWDHPFVLIRTGENLGFAGGNNVALRYALSRDDFGWAWLLNNDTVVDPGALSALVRRIDEKPSAGMCGSTLRYYGRRDKVQAYGGGHYCSWVGLPWHYGRFAPPWFKADPAAAERSMNYVEGASLLVSREFLREVGLMCEDYFLYFEEADWANRAQGRFTLAYAPESVVYHKVGRSIGTRSNPRKKSYTCDYFNVRNRILFTRRYYPKALPAVSLVLLGAMLLRVLLLKFDRAAMIWKLLFGEGTGGLPSAREPRR; translated from the coding sequence GTGAAAAAGGTATATATCGTCATCGTAAACTGGAACGGGTGGCGGGACACCGTCGAGTGCCTGGAAAGTCTCCTGGCGCTCAACTATTCCCCCTACACCGTGGTCATCTGCGACAACGGCTCCAGGGACGAGTCCCTTCACAAGCTTAGGGACTGGATGGAAGAACGCGAGATAGACTGGGCCGAGTACACGGCCGCCGAGGCCGAGACCGGCGGCATCCCCTCCTGGGACCACCCCTTCGTCTTGATCAGAACCGGCGAAAACTTGGGCTTTGCCGGGGGCAACAACGTGGCGCTGCGCTACGCTCTCTCTCGCGACGACTTCGGCTGGGCCTGGCTTTTGAACAACGACACGGTGGTCGACCCCGGCGCGCTTAGCGCCCTGGTGCGCCGCATCGACGAGAAGCCGTCGGCAGGGATGTGCGGATCCACGCTGCGCTACTACGGCCGCAGGGACAAGGTGCAGGCCTACGGCGGCGGCCACTACTGCAGCTGGGTCGGGCTCCCCTGGCATTACGGCCGCTTCGCTCCCCCCTGGTTCAAGGCTGATCCGGCTGCCGCCGAGCGCTCCATGAACTACGTGGAGGGGGCCTCGCTCCTGGTATCGAGGGAGTTTCTGCGCGAGGTCGGGCTCATGTGCGAGGACTACTTCCTCTATTTCGAGGAGGCCGACTGGGCCAACCGCGCCCAGGGGCGCTTCACCCTGGCCTATGCGCCTGAAAGCGTCGTCTACCACAAGGTCGGAAGAAGCATCGGCACCCGCAGCAACCCCAGGAAGAAAAGCTATACCTGCGACTACTTCAACGTCCGCAACCGCATCCTTTTCACCCGGCGCTACTACCCGAAAGCGCTACCGGCCGTCTCCCTGGTGCTCCTCGGGGCGATGCTGCTCCGCGTCCTTTTGCTCAAATTCGACCGGGCCGCGATGATCTGGAAGCTTCTCTTCGGCGAGGGGACCGGCGGCCTCCCCTCCGCCCGCGAGCCGAGGCGCTGA